One Spinacia oleracea cultivar Varoflay chromosome 4, BTI_SOV_V1, whole genome shotgun sequence DNA segment encodes these proteins:
- the LOC110799189 gene encoding ubiquinol oxidase, mitochondrial — protein sequence MNRLVTNSSMLMMIRASSSALSHSSVNGSRRILIGGGFISPEVQRWSFATPEWRRSMSSSPTPSKEKAVEERENTKVDKMEKKKDDLPLVSSYWSVPRHEITKEDGSKWAWNCFMPWETYEADLSIDLKKHHVPKTFVDKVAFRTVKLLRIPTDIFFKRRYGCRAMMLETVAAVPGMVGGLLLHLRSLRRFEQSGGWIKALLEEAENERMHLMTLVELVQPKWYERALVLAVQGVFFNCYFVLYLVSPKLAHRVVGYLEEEAIHSYTEFLKDIDSGAIENVRAPAIAIDYWRLPKDATLKDVITVIRADEAHHRDVNHFASDVHFQGRQLKEAPAPVGYH from the exons ATGAATCGCCTGGTGACGAACTCGTCCATGTTGATGATGATCAGAGCATCCTCTTCGGCGCTTTCTCACTCCTCCGTTAATGGAAGCCGTCGTATTCTCATCGGCGGTGGTTTTATTTCGCCGGAGGTTCAGCGTTGGAGCTTCGCGACGCCAGAGTGGCGCCGGAGTATGTCGTCATCGCCGACGCCGTCGAAGGAGAAAgcggttgaggagagagaaaatacgaAGGTAGATAAGATGGAGAAGAAGAAGGATGATCTTCCGTTGGTTTCTAGCTACTGGTCGGTTCCCAGGCATGAAATTACGAAGGAGGATGGTAGCAAATGGGCGTGGAATTGTTTTATG CCATGGGAGACTTATGAGGCAGACTTGTCAATTGATCTGAAAAAACATCATGTACCAAAGACATTTGTGGACAAAGTTGCCTTCAGGACAGTGAAACTCCTGAGAATTCCTACTGATATTTTCTTCAAG AGGCGGTATGGTTGCCGTGCAATGATGCTTGAAACAGTGGCTGCTGTTCCTGGTATGGTTGGTGGGCTGCTTCTGCATTTAAGGTCTCTACGTAGGTTTGAGCAGAGTGGTGGATGGATCAAAGCATTGCTTGAAGAAGCTGAGAATGAGAGGATGCACCTGATGACACTGGTGGAGCTTGTACAGCCCAAATGGTACGAGAGGGCTTTGGTTCTTGCTGTGCAGGGAGTTTTCTTTAACTGCTATTTTGTACTCTATTTGGTTTCCCCTAAGCTGGCACACAGAGTGGTTGGTTACTTGGAGGAAGAGGCAATCCATTCATACACAGAGTTTCTCAAAGACATAGACAGTGGTGCGATTGAAAATGTGCGCGCTCCTGCTATTGCCATTGACTACTGGAGGCTACCAAAGGATGCCACTCTGAAGGATGTTATAACTGTTATCCGTGCTGATGAAGCTCACCATCGTGATGTCAACCACTTTGCCTCT GATGTCCATTTCCAGGGCAGGCAACTGAAAGAAGCACCAGCTCCTGTCGGTTATCATTAG
- the LOC110799204 gene encoding calmodulin-binding transcription activator 2 isoform X1, producing MADRGSMNTPGIRLDIQQLQLEAQHRWLRPAEICEILRNFQKFQISSEPPTRPSSGSLFLFDRKVLRYFRKDGHNWRKKKDGKTVKEAHEKLKVGSVDVLHCYYAHGEDNDCFQRRSYWLLEEEFMHIVFVHYLEVKGNRSSMRDTEPVVSSPQFSNSVSSSISNSYNEAFTGNAGSPSAVSSLTSSYEDIESEDNHQAMSKYPSPLNFPLVDDSFENNKLGSLMNSNFLPTYPDDYKGGRLSGPGLDYVSLVQRGAGTNDYNQLRTLDLGSWEEVFQQCTNDSGNLPHNPLISGAPLVGSTNGFNESFTQLLDSGFGVNSASAGSLAPFLQNNNPLEFSSTEFQDNTNISTTAKQPLLGNIRAEEGLQKVDSFNKWMTKELAGVDDLDLKSSSNLSWQNIESASAVDDPSIQLENYSMSPSIGQDQLFDIQDFSPSCASTDSETKVVITGKFLVSPSDVCKYKWSCMFGEVEVPAEVLGNGVLCCYAPLHSVGQVPFYVTCSNRFACSQVREFEYLVEGQKANIINGSGNSMTEKQLWLRLQKLLSLSSHGNFDSTSENIRKKEPIFRKIFLLMEDELCLGVELHLKEKVVSWLFDKVSDDGKGPNMLDEEGQGLLHLAAALAFDWIIPPTLAAGVSVNFRDINGWTALHWAAFYGREKTVAFLVALEAASGALTDPSPEFPLGRTAADLASANGYKGISGFLAEHSLTAHLETLTMTDRKKDSPVESSMSKAVQTMREKVVTPGDEGDGSDLSLKDSLAAVRNATQAAGRIHQVFRMQSFQRKQVSKGVGGDESLLSDEQFLSLVSSKIKRPGRPDEQSHSAATHIQKKFRGWKKRKEFLIIRERVVRIQAHVRGHQVRKRYKPVVWSVGILEKAILRWRRKGQGLRGFRSDALNKASSTQGTQVVQKKPSEEDDYDYLKEGRKQTEERLQKALVRVKSMVQYPEGRAQYRRLLTAVEGFQKNQQPYDNSTLNSSENVPAEGEDDMIDVDSLLDDDNFMAIAFE from the exons ATGGCGGACAGAGGATCTATGAATACTCCTGGAATTCGTTTAG ATATCCAACAACTACAATTAGAAGCCCAACATCGATGGTTGCGACCGGCTGAAATTTGTGAGATTCTCAGGAATTTTCAGAAATTTCAAATTTCTTCAGAACCTCCAACCCGTCCTTCAA gtggGTCGCTTTTTCTTTTTGACCGAAAGGTTTTAAGATACTTCAGGAAGGATGGCCACAATTGGCggaagaaaaaggacggaaagacaGTGAAGGAAGCTCATGAGAAGCTAAAG GTTGGAAGTGTTGATGTGCTGCACTGCTACTATGCCCATGGCGAAGATAATGATTGTTTCCAGAGGCGCAGCTATTGGTTGCTAGAAGA GGAGTTCATGCATATTGTTTTTGTGCATTACTTGGAGGTTAAG GGTAACAGGAGCAGCATGAGAGATACTGAACCAGTAGTTTCCAGTCCCCAGTTCAGCAACTCTGTGTCCAGCAGTATTTCAAACAGTTACAATGAAGCTTTTACTGGAAATGCTGGATCGCCAAGTGCAGTTAGTTCTCTGACTTCTTCGTATGAAGATATTGAATCTG AGGATAATCACCAAGCGATGTCAAAGTACCCTTCACCTCTTAACTTCCCACTTGTGGATGACAGTTTTGAAAATAACAAGCTGGGTTCCCTCATGAATTCTAACTTTCTTCCTACTTACCCTG ACGACTATAAAGGGGGCCGGCTTTCAGGTCCAGGATTAGATTATGTTTCACTTGTTCAACGAGGAGCTGGAACTAATGATTATAATCAATTAAGAACACTTGACTTGGGAAGCTGGGAAGAAGTCTTTCAACAGTGTACTAATGACTCGGGAAATTTACCACATAATCCATTAATTTCTGGTGCTCCTCTTGTTGGAAGCACTAATGGCTTCAATGAGAGTTTCACCCAGCTTCTGGATTCTGGTTTCGGTGTCAATAGTGCATCAGCAGGTTCTTTAGCCCCATTCTTGCAG AATAACAACCCATTGGAGTTTTCTAGCACTGAATTCCAGGACAATACAAACATTTCTACTACTGCTAAGCAGCCATTGCTGGGAAATATTAGAGCCGAGGAGGGCCTGCAAAAAGTTGATAGTTTCAATAAATGGATGACCAAGGAATTAGCTGGTGTAGATGACTTGGATTTGAAGTCGTCTTCCAATCTCTCATGGCAGAATATTGAATCTGCCTCAGCTGTTGACGATCCCTCAATACAACTAGAGAACTACTCAATGAGTCCCTCAATTGGCCAAGATCAGCTCTTTGACATTCAAGACTTCTCACCAAGCTGTGCTTCCACAGACAGCGAAACAAAG GTCGTGATCACTGGAAAGTTTTTGGTCAGTCCCTCAGATGTGTGCAAGTATAAATGGTCATGCATGTTTGGGGAAGTGGAGGTGCCTGCTGAAGTTCTCGGTAATGGTGTTCTATGTTGTTATGCGCCACTGCACAGTGTTGGACAAGTCCCTTTCTATGTAACCTGTTCTAACAGGTTTGCTTGTAGTCAAGTGCGTGAATTTGAATATCTTGTGGAGGGTCAAAAGGCCAACATCATAAATGGTTCTGGAAACAGTATGACAGAGAAGCAGCTTTGGCTCCGACTTCAGAAGCTACTATCTCTGAGTTctcatggaaattttgattctACTTCTGAGAACATTAGAAAGAAGGAGCCTATTTTCAGGAAAATATTTCTGTTAATGGAAGATGAACTCTGTTTGGGGGTTGAACTGCATTTGAAAGAAAAAGTGGTATCTTGGCTGTTCGACAAGGTAAGTGATGATGGCAAAGGGCCAAATATGCTTGATGAAGAGGGGCAAGGATTGCTTCATCTAGCTGCAGCTCTTGCTTTCGATTGGATTATCCCTCCAACTTTAGCTGCTGGTGTTAGTGTGAATTTCCGGGACATAAATGGATGGACAGCTCTCCACTGGGCCGCATTCTATGGAAG AGAGAAGACTGTTGCTTTCCTAGTTGCACTAGAAGCTGCATCAGGAGCACTAACAGATCCTTCACCAGAATTTCCTTTGGGTAGAACTGCTGCTGACCTGGCTTCAGCTAATGGATACAAAGGAATTTCTGGTTTCCTTGCAGAACATTCCTTGACTGCTCACCTTGAGACCCTTACGATGACTGACCGAAAAAAAGATAGTCCAGTTGAAAGCTCTATGAGCAAAGCTGTACAAACAATGAGAGAGAAGGTGGTAACTCCTGGTGATGAAGGTGATGGGTCAGATTTGTCACTGAAAGATTCCTTGGCTGCTGTTCGCAATGCCACTCAAGCTGCTGGTCGTATCCATCAAGTTTTCAGGATGCAGTCATTCCAGAGGAAGCAAGTTAGTAAGGGTGTTGGCGGTGATGAGTCTTTGCTGAGTGATGAACAGTTTCTTTCACTTGTATCATCCAAAATAAAGAGGCCTGGGCGCCCTGATGAGCAATCTCATTCAGCTGCAACACATATACAGAAAAAATTCCGTGGTTGGAAGAAGAGGAAAGAATTTTTGATTATTCGAGAAAGAGTTGTTAGGATCCAG GCCCATGTAAGAGGTCACCAGGTGAGGAAACGATACAAACCAGTTGTCTGGTCTGTGGGAATACTGGAGAAAGCGATTCTGCGGTGGAGACGGAAAGGGCAAGGACTGCGTGGGTTTCGATCTGATGCCCTCAACAAAGCATCAAGCACACAAGGGACACAAGTTGTACAGAAAAAGCCTTCGGAAGAAGATGATTATGATTATCTGAAGGAAGGAAGGAAACAGACTGAAGAACGGTTGCAAAAAGCGCTTGTCAGGGTGAAGTCCATGGTTCAATATCCCGAGGGAAGAGCACAGTATCGAAGGCTTCTGACAGCTGTAGAAGGTTTTCAGAAGAATCAG CAGCCATACGACAACAGCACCTTAAACAGCTCAGAAAATGTACCAGCTGAAGGTGAAGATGACATGATTGATGTTGATAGCTTACTGGATGATGACAACTTCATGGCTATAGCATTTGAatga
- the LOC110799188 gene encoding copper-transporting ATPase PAA1, chloroplastic yields MESTLSPASTLLTLSKTLRSSTTYPSISSLLHLRRLSTSNPLLNRSTTNRILTRRLAAAIDVSKSISTRGFCSPVRCASASFSAGGGGGIGGGNNGGGGGGGDGSEGGVSKVAAAAAEDVSSLSPDAIVLDVAGMTCGGCAAKVKKILENQSQVSSASVNLATETAIVWPVSGAKDVPNWQKELGEMLAKHLTNCGFDSNLRDLGRENVFQVFERKMDQKRNKLKESGRDLAVSWALCAVCMFGHLSHFIWAKASWIHVFHSTGFHLSLSLFTLLGPGRQLIVDGLKSFFRGAPNMNTLVGLGAISSFTVSSLAAFIPKLGWKAFFEEPIMLIAFVLLGRNLEQRAKIKAASDMTSLLSLLPSKARLLVNIAEDTVSTVEVPCSSLSVGDKIVVLPGDRVPADGIVRAGRSTVDESSFSGEPLPVTKLPGAEVSAGSINLNGTLTIEVQRSGGETTMGDIVRLVEEAQSREAPVQRLADKVAGRFTYGVMALSAATFMFWTLFGSRILPSVISGGSSVSIALQLSCSVLVVACPCALGLATPTAVLVGTSLGAKRGLLLRGGDVLEKFSLANVVVFDKTGTLTIGKPVVMKVVTHENESLSNSLSDNNSMHLSEAEVLKLAASVESNTIHPVGKAIVEAARSIGCQTFKAADGTFMEEPGSGAVATIEDRRVAVGTLEWLQRHGVDKNPLQGLEDQSNSQSVVYVGVDGNLAGLIYIEDQIREDAKNVVQSLVKQGIDVYMLSGDKRQTAEHVASIVGIPKDKVFSGVKPDQKKNFISQLQNDKKIVAMVGDGINDAAALASSHVGVAMGGGVGAASEASSIVLMGNKLTQVLDALELSKLTMKTIKQNLWWAFGYNIIGLPIAAGMLLPATGVMLTPSIAGALMGLSSIGVVTNSLLLRIRFSSKQMYGSDFSSNCKDQSVLEVLVDPKEKLETPFSDSRLKNAS; encoded by the exons ATGGAGTCAACTCTCTCACCAGCATCTACTCTACTGACCCTCTCAAAAACTTTGAGATCATCCACTACCTACCCTTCcatttcctctctcctccatttacGCCGCCTCTCCACCTCTAATCCTCTCTTGAATCGCTCTACAACCAACCGAATCCTCACTCGCCGACTCGCCGCCGCCATTGATGTCTCGAAATCCATTTCAACTCGAGGTTTCTGTTCTCCGGTACGCTGTGCTTCGGCTTCGTTTTCAGCTGGTGGCGGCGGAGGAATTGGCGGAGGAAACAACGGCGGAGGTGGCGGAGGAGGTGATGGATCGGAAGGTGGAGTTTCGAAGGTTGCGGCTGCTGCTGCTGAGGATGTCTCATCGCTTTCGCCTGATGCAATCGTACTTGACGTTGCG GGGATGACTTGTGGCGGTTGTGCTGCTAAAGTGAAGAAAATACTCGAAAATCAA TCTCAGGTTTCTTCTGCAAGTGTCAACCTTGCAACGGAGACTGCAATTGTCTGGCCTGTATCGGGTGCCAAGGATGTGCCGAATTGGCAAAAAGAGTTAGGAGAGATGCTTGCTAAACATTTGACGAACTGTGGATTTGATTCTAACCTTCGAG ATCTTGGAAGGGAAAATGTGTTTCAAGTTTTTGAGAGGAAGATGGATCAAAAGCGCAACAAACTGAAAGAAAGTG GTCGCGACCTTGCAGTATCTTGGGCTTTATGTGCTGTGTGTATGTTTGGTCACCTGTCTCATTTCATCTGGGCAAAAGCTTCATGGATCCATGTGTTTCACTCAACAGGCTTCCATTTATCATTGTCTCTATTCACATTACTTGGACCTGGACGGCAACTAATTGTTGATGGTCTGAAGAGTTTCTTCAGAGGTGCCCCCAACATGAACACGTTAGTTGGACTTGGGGCTATATCATCATTTACTGTTAGCTCGTTGGCTGCTTTTATCCCGAAATTG GGATGGAAGGCATTTTTTGAGGAGCCGATAATGTTGATAGCCTTTGTCTTACTTGGAAGAAATCTTGAACAAAGGGCCAAAATTAAAGCTGCTAGTGATATGACCAGCCTTTTGAGTCTTTTACCCTCAAAGGCTCGTCTGTTGGTCAATATTGCTGAAGATACTGTGTCAACTGTTGAAGTTCCTTGTAGCAGCCTGTCAGTTGGGGACAAGATCGTGGTGCTGCCAGGA GACCGTGTGCCAGCTGATGGAATTGTCAGGGCTGGTAGGAGTACAGTTGACGAATCAAGTTTTTCCGGAGAACCTTTGCCGGTGACAAAACTGCCTGGG GCTGAAGTTTCTGCTGGAAGTATAAACCTTAATGGGACGCTTACCATTGAAGTTCAAAGGTCTGGAGGTGAAACGACAATGGGTGACATTGTTCGTTTAGTGGAGGAAGCACAAAGTAGGGAAGCTCCTGTTCAGCGTTTGGCTGACAAAGTGGCTGGGCGGTTCACTTATGGTGTAATGGCATTGTCTGCTGCTACATTCATGTTTTGGACCCTTTTTGGCTCTCGCATTTTGCCATCTGTCATATCAGGGGGGAGTTCAGTTTCAATCGCACTTCAGCTCTCTTGCAGTGTTCTGGTTGTGGCTTGTCCATGTGCTCTTGGTCTTGCAACTCCCACTGCTGTGCTTGTTGGAACTTCACTTGGTGCGAAGAGGGGATTGCTCTTGCGAGGTGGAGATGTCTTGGAGAAATTTTCGTTGGCCAATGTCGTTGTGTTTGACAAGACCGGGACTTTGACCATTGGGAAACCTGTTGTGATGAAAGTTGTCACTCATGAAAATGAAAGTTTAAGTAATTCACTGTCAGATAATAACTCAATGCACTTGTCAGAGGCTGAGGTATTGAAACTAGCTGCTAGTGTCGAGTCAAATACTATCCATCCAGTTGGAAAAGCTATAGTGGAAGCTGCGCGATCTATTGGTTGCCAGACATTCAAAGCTGCTGATGGTACCTTCATGGAGGAGCCAGGGTCTGGTGCAGTGGCAACCATTGAGGATAGAAGGGTTGCTGTTGGGACATTAGAGTGGCTTCAAAGGCATGGTGTTGATAAAAACCCGCTCCAAGGGTTAGAGGATCAAAGCAATAGTCAATCAGTTGTTTACGTTGGAGTAGATGGAAATCTTGCTGGCCTTATTTACATAGAAGATCAAATAAGAGAAGATGCCAAGAATGTTGTTCAATCTTTAGTTAAGCAAGGTATAGATGTTTACATGCTATCAGGTGATAAAAGACAAACTGCGGAACATGTTGCCTCTATTGTCGGTATCCCTAAGGACAAGGTCTTCTCTGGAGTTAAGCCCGATCAAAAGAAGAACTTCATCAGTCAACTCCAGAATGATAAGAAAATTGTGGCAATGGTTGGAGATGGAATCAATGATGCTGCTGCCCTTGCTTCATCACACGTTGGGGTTGCCATGGGCGGTGGTGTTGGAGCTGCAAGTGAGGCATCTTCTATTGTGCTTATGGGGAACAAGCTTACCCAAGTACTTGATGCGTTGGAGCTCAGCAAATTGACCATGAAAACTATAAAACAAAACCTATGGTGGGCGTTTGGATACAACATTATTGGACTCCCTATTGCTGCAGGGATGTTGCTTCCTGCTACAGGGGTGATGCTCACTCCTTCAATTGCCGGTGCCCTAATGGGTTTGAGCTCAATTGGGGTCGTGACTAATTCGTTGCTTCTCAGAATAAGATTTTCATCGAAACAGATGTACGGATCAGATTTTTCTTCCAACTGTAAAGATCAATCTGTTCTTGAAGTTCTAGTGGATCCGAAAGAGAAGTTGGAAACTCCGTTCTCTGATTCTAGATTGAAAAACGCGTCTTGA
- the LOC110799204 gene encoding calmodulin-binding transcription activator 2 isoform X2, with amino-acid sequence MADRGSMNTPGIRLDIQQLQLEAQHRWLRPAEICEILRNFQKFQISSEPPTRPSSGSLFLFDRKVLRYFRKDGHNWRKKKDGKTVKEAHEKLKVGSVDVLHCYYAHGEDNDCFQRRSYWLLEEEFMHIVFVHYLEVKGNRSSMRDTEPVVSSPQFSNSVSSSISNSYNEAFTGNAGSPSAVSSLTSSYEDIESEDNHQAMSKYPSPLNFPLVDDSFENNKLGSLMNSNFLPTYPDDYKGGRLSGPGLDYVSLVQRGAGTNDYNQLRTLDLGSWEEVFQQCTNDSGNLPHNPLISGAPLVGSTNGFNESFTQLLDSGFGVNSASAGSLAPFLQNNNPLEFSSTEFQDNTNISTTAKQPLLGNIRAEEGLQKVDSFNKWMTKELAGVDDLDLKSSSNLSWQNIESASAVDDPSIQLENYSMSPSIGQDQLFDIQDFSPSCASTDSETKVVITGKFLVSPSDVCKYKWSCMFGEVEVPAEVLGNGVLCCYAPLHSVGQVPFYVTCSNRFACSQVREFEYLVEGQKANIINGSGNSMTEKQLWLRLQKLLSLSSHGNFDSTSENIRKKEPIFRKIFLLMEDELCLGVELHLKEKVVSWLFDKVSDDGKGPNMLDEEGQGLLHLAAALAFDWIIPPTLAAGVSVNFRDINGWTALHWAAFYGREKTVAFLVALEAASGALTDPSPEFPLGRTAADLASANGYKGISGFLAEHSLTAHLETLTMTDRKKDSPVESSMSKAVQTMREKVVTPGDEGDGSDLSLKDSLAAVRNATQAAGRIHQVFRMQSFQRKQVSKGVGGDESLLSDEQFLSLVSSKIKRPGRPDEQSHSAATHIQKKFRGWKKRKEFLIIRERVVRIQAHVRGHQVRKRYKPVVWSVGILEKAILRWRRKGQGLRGFRSDALNKASSTQGTQVVQKKPSEEDDYDYLKEGRKQTEERLQKALVRVKSMVQYPEGRAQYRRLLTAVEGFQKNQPYDNSTLNSSENVPAEGEDDMIDVDSLLDDDNFMAIAFE; translated from the exons ATGGCGGACAGAGGATCTATGAATACTCCTGGAATTCGTTTAG ATATCCAACAACTACAATTAGAAGCCCAACATCGATGGTTGCGACCGGCTGAAATTTGTGAGATTCTCAGGAATTTTCAGAAATTTCAAATTTCTTCAGAACCTCCAACCCGTCCTTCAA gtggGTCGCTTTTTCTTTTTGACCGAAAGGTTTTAAGATACTTCAGGAAGGATGGCCACAATTGGCggaagaaaaaggacggaaagacaGTGAAGGAAGCTCATGAGAAGCTAAAG GTTGGAAGTGTTGATGTGCTGCACTGCTACTATGCCCATGGCGAAGATAATGATTGTTTCCAGAGGCGCAGCTATTGGTTGCTAGAAGA GGAGTTCATGCATATTGTTTTTGTGCATTACTTGGAGGTTAAG GGTAACAGGAGCAGCATGAGAGATACTGAACCAGTAGTTTCCAGTCCCCAGTTCAGCAACTCTGTGTCCAGCAGTATTTCAAACAGTTACAATGAAGCTTTTACTGGAAATGCTGGATCGCCAAGTGCAGTTAGTTCTCTGACTTCTTCGTATGAAGATATTGAATCTG AGGATAATCACCAAGCGATGTCAAAGTACCCTTCACCTCTTAACTTCCCACTTGTGGATGACAGTTTTGAAAATAACAAGCTGGGTTCCCTCATGAATTCTAACTTTCTTCCTACTTACCCTG ACGACTATAAAGGGGGCCGGCTTTCAGGTCCAGGATTAGATTATGTTTCACTTGTTCAACGAGGAGCTGGAACTAATGATTATAATCAATTAAGAACACTTGACTTGGGAAGCTGGGAAGAAGTCTTTCAACAGTGTACTAATGACTCGGGAAATTTACCACATAATCCATTAATTTCTGGTGCTCCTCTTGTTGGAAGCACTAATGGCTTCAATGAGAGTTTCACCCAGCTTCTGGATTCTGGTTTCGGTGTCAATAGTGCATCAGCAGGTTCTTTAGCCCCATTCTTGCAG AATAACAACCCATTGGAGTTTTCTAGCACTGAATTCCAGGACAATACAAACATTTCTACTACTGCTAAGCAGCCATTGCTGGGAAATATTAGAGCCGAGGAGGGCCTGCAAAAAGTTGATAGTTTCAATAAATGGATGACCAAGGAATTAGCTGGTGTAGATGACTTGGATTTGAAGTCGTCTTCCAATCTCTCATGGCAGAATATTGAATCTGCCTCAGCTGTTGACGATCCCTCAATACAACTAGAGAACTACTCAATGAGTCCCTCAATTGGCCAAGATCAGCTCTTTGACATTCAAGACTTCTCACCAAGCTGTGCTTCCACAGACAGCGAAACAAAG GTCGTGATCACTGGAAAGTTTTTGGTCAGTCCCTCAGATGTGTGCAAGTATAAATGGTCATGCATGTTTGGGGAAGTGGAGGTGCCTGCTGAAGTTCTCGGTAATGGTGTTCTATGTTGTTATGCGCCACTGCACAGTGTTGGACAAGTCCCTTTCTATGTAACCTGTTCTAACAGGTTTGCTTGTAGTCAAGTGCGTGAATTTGAATATCTTGTGGAGGGTCAAAAGGCCAACATCATAAATGGTTCTGGAAACAGTATGACAGAGAAGCAGCTTTGGCTCCGACTTCAGAAGCTACTATCTCTGAGTTctcatggaaattttgattctACTTCTGAGAACATTAGAAAGAAGGAGCCTATTTTCAGGAAAATATTTCTGTTAATGGAAGATGAACTCTGTTTGGGGGTTGAACTGCATTTGAAAGAAAAAGTGGTATCTTGGCTGTTCGACAAGGTAAGTGATGATGGCAAAGGGCCAAATATGCTTGATGAAGAGGGGCAAGGATTGCTTCATCTAGCTGCAGCTCTTGCTTTCGATTGGATTATCCCTCCAACTTTAGCTGCTGGTGTTAGTGTGAATTTCCGGGACATAAATGGATGGACAGCTCTCCACTGGGCCGCATTCTATGGAAG AGAGAAGACTGTTGCTTTCCTAGTTGCACTAGAAGCTGCATCAGGAGCACTAACAGATCCTTCACCAGAATTTCCTTTGGGTAGAACTGCTGCTGACCTGGCTTCAGCTAATGGATACAAAGGAATTTCTGGTTTCCTTGCAGAACATTCCTTGACTGCTCACCTTGAGACCCTTACGATGACTGACCGAAAAAAAGATAGTCCAGTTGAAAGCTCTATGAGCAAAGCTGTACAAACAATGAGAGAGAAGGTGGTAACTCCTGGTGATGAAGGTGATGGGTCAGATTTGTCACTGAAAGATTCCTTGGCTGCTGTTCGCAATGCCACTCAAGCTGCTGGTCGTATCCATCAAGTTTTCAGGATGCAGTCATTCCAGAGGAAGCAAGTTAGTAAGGGTGTTGGCGGTGATGAGTCTTTGCTGAGTGATGAACAGTTTCTTTCACTTGTATCATCCAAAATAAAGAGGCCTGGGCGCCCTGATGAGCAATCTCATTCAGCTGCAACACATATACAGAAAAAATTCCGTGGTTGGAAGAAGAGGAAAGAATTTTTGATTATTCGAGAAAGAGTTGTTAGGATCCAG GCCCATGTAAGAGGTCACCAGGTGAGGAAACGATACAAACCAGTTGTCTGGTCTGTGGGAATACTGGAGAAAGCGATTCTGCGGTGGAGACGGAAAGGGCAAGGACTGCGTGGGTTTCGATCTGATGCCCTCAACAAAGCATCAAGCACACAAGGGACACAAGTTGTACAGAAAAAGCCTTCGGAAGAAGATGATTATGATTATCTGAAGGAAGGAAGGAAACAGACTGAAGAACGGTTGCAAAAAGCGCTTGTCAGGGTGAAGTCCATGGTTCAATATCCCGAGGGAAGAGCACAGTATCGAAGGCTTCTGACAGCTGTAGAAGGTTTTCAGAAGAATCAG CCATACGACAACAGCACCTTAAACAGCTCAGAAAATGTACCAGCTGAAGGTGAAGATGACATGATTGATGTTGATAGCTTACTGGATGATGACAACTTCATGGCTATAGCATTTGAatga
- the LOC110799197 gene encoding uncharacterized protein: MSGVIRSSTLKSAFSYCVQQVRSYDYHNYLCLLELPPEMRRAAFALRAFNVETAKAMDVASDPRIGLMRLLWWQDAIDKIYTNKLIEHPIAQSLSSVVSQHKISKAWLKRSIEARIKDAQREPDEILKTVEELEKYSEDTQSTILYTTLQFGGINSTTADHAASHIGKAAGLALLLRSLPYHASRQRLFAYIPSEVASKHGLLIEEGGQTGINVDSREGLCNAVFEMASVANSHLQKARQLAKTVPSEAIPVLLPAVPTQILLDSLHRVEFDVFDPRLQRGVLGIPPLWFQLKLKWNSWRGTY, encoded by the coding sequence ATGAGTGGTGTTATCAGATCTAGTACCCTAAAATCTGCCTTTTCATACTGTGTACAACAAGTAAGAAGCTATGACTACCACAATTACCTTTGTCTCCTGGAACTCCCCCCTGAGATGAGAAGAGCTGCTTTTGCCCTTCGTGCCTTCAATGTTGAAACAGCCAAAGCTATGGATGTCGCTTCTGATCCCAGGATTGGCCTAATGCGCCTTCTTTGGTGGCAGGATGCAATAGACAAAATCTACACCAATAAGCTGATTGAGCATCCAATAGCTCAATCTCTTTCATCCGTTGTATCACAGCATAAAATAAGCAAGGCCTGGCTTAAAAGATCAATTGAAGCTCGTATAAAAGATGCACAAAGGGAACCCGATGAAATCTTAAAGACTGTTGAAGAACTTGAAAAATATTCAGAGGACACACAGTCTACTATCTTGTATACAACATTGCAATTTGGAGGTATCAACTCCACTACAGCTGATCATGCCGCTTCTCATATTGGTAAAGCTGCTGGACTTGCCTTGCTGCTGAGGTCTTTACCATACCATGCTAGTCGTCAGAGACTGTTTGCTTATATCCCTTCTGAAGTTGCATCGAAACATGGTTTATTGATTGAGGAAGGGGGTCAGACTGGAATCAATGTAGACTCCCGTGAAGGGCTCTGTAATGCGGTCTTTGAGATGGCTTCAGTGGCAAATTCCCATCTCCAAAAGGCACGTCAATTGGCAAAAACAGTACCTTCTGAGGCTATTCCTGTGCTTCTCCCTGCTGTTCCAACTCAGATTCTTTTGGATTCTCTGCACCGAGTGGAATTTGATGTTTTTGATCCTAGGTTGCAGCGAGGTGTTTTGGGGATTCCTCCACTATGGTTTCAGCTAAAACTGAAATGGAATTCATGGAGGGGAACATATTGA